CCACGTGGCCGAACTGGCGCGGCAGGGTAAGCGGAACATCGCGGTGGTGGCGCCGGCCTTTTCAGCCGATTGCATCGAGACGCTGGAAGAGATCAACGAGGAAATCCGCGAGAGCTTTGAACATGCGGGCGGTGAGCGGTTCACCTATATCCCCTGCCTCAATGACGAGGATGCCCATATCGCGGCGCTGGCCGGTGTGGTGGCAAGCAATCTGGGGGGCTGGCTGGACTGACGGCCGCCCCGCTTCTGCGGCTCAACCTGTTGAGCGGGAAATAAAAAAGGCGGTGGAAACCACCGCCTTTTTTACAACTGGCACTAGGCCGGTCTATTAGTTGTTGGCTGCAACAGCGGCGCCGACCAGAACCAGCAGGATCAGGGGCAGCAGGATGCCGCTCGACGAGCTCTGGGTCTCTTCGACGATGACCGGTGCTTCGACAACCGGCTCCGACAGGTTGCCAGCAAATGCGGTCGATGCGGCAGCGGTCAGAGCAGCGGCGAGAACGAGTTTCTTCATGTTAACCTCCAGAATTTGCGCGATTCATCAATTTTTGAACCGCGCACCCAAGACTTACCTCGTGAGCTTTTTCTAATCAGCTATGCGGTTGGAATGCAAACGGTTGTTGCGCGACAAGCCGCTTTGCCCGCCAGAATGTCGTCAAATTAGCAACACCTGCGTGCCAACTTTGGTCAGATCGAACAGCTGCGAGATATGCTCGTTGTAAAGACCGATGCAGCCGTTGGATGATCTGCGGCCGATCTTGCGCGTATCGTGGGTTCCGTGGATGCGGTAGTATTTCCAGCTGAGATACAGCGCATGGGTGCCCAGCGGGTTGTCCGGACCCGGCGGAATGTAGTCGGGCCATTCGGGATTGCGCTTCTTCATCGACGGGGTCGGGGCCCAGCTGGGGCCGACGACCTTGCGAATCACGCTGGTGCGGCCACGGCGGGTCAGCTCGTCGGTCAGTGGCACCGACGAGGGGAACAGCCGATAGACGCTCTGATCCTCGGACCAATAGTGCAGCGCCCGCGAGACGGTATCGACCAGGATGGCGCCATTGCGGGTGTTCGAGAAATAGGGCCGCCAATCCAGCGCGCGGAAGCTGGAGGTGTTGCGACGGACCGGTGCCTCGGGCTCGGGCGCGGGGCGCAGGGGGTCTTCGGGGGTGAATTGGGCCAGCGCAGGGGTGCCGAGCGCTGTGGCGGCACCGACAAGAAAGCTACGCCGGGTCGAAAGGGTGGTGGGTTTCTTGACCATCAAAAGGACCTTTACGCAGAAATTCACAGGATGATGTACATAATATGGCCTAAGGGACGCAGTCGCAAATCAATCTGCGCCGATATCGGGGCCATGATCGAGGCAGGGTTTGCATCGGCCCCTGTCAAAGGTTATCTGAGTGGCCGACAATAGGATGCGGTGTGACCATGACACGACTGATTTCCCTTCTCCTTGCCGGCTTTCTGGCGCTGGCCGCCTGTACCGATACCGGAGGGTCTGGGCAGCTTGGCTCGGACGGCAAACCTTTGCCCAAGGTCTACCGGATTCGGGGTGATGCCTCGAAACTGCAGTTCAGAATGCTTGATTCGGTCAACGCGCTGCGCCAGGCCTCGGGTCTGGGTGTCGTGCAGCTCAGCCCCGAGCTGAACGCCGCCGCAGCCACTCATGCCCGCGACATGTCGGTGCAGAACCGGCCCTGGCATTTCGGTTCGGACGGGTCCTCGCCGATCGATCGTGCCCGCCGTGCCGGATATACCGGCATCTTCCTGGGCGAGGCGATCTCGGAGACTTACGAGACCGAGGTCGAGACCCTGGCCGCCTGGATGGAAGAGCCGGGCTCGCGGTCGGTCATCCTCGACCCCAAGGCGATCATGATGGGCTTTGCCTGGTTCCAGGAGAACAACGGCAAGATCTGGTGGGCGCTGGAAATGGGGTCCTGACCCCGACGCGACGTCACTAACGGAAAAGGGCCCCGTCGGGGCCCTTTGTCGTTTCTGCGCTGGCCTGTCACGCCGCTTGAAGCGGGTGTGATTCGGTCAGGATGGCATAGAGCTTGGTCGGATCCGGGTTGGCGCGCAGCTTGGTGCAGACCGCCTGCTCGCGCAGGGTGCGCGAGACCAGCGCCAGCGCCTTGAGATGTTCGACACCGGCGTCTTCGGGCGCAAACAGCGCAAAGGCCAGGTCGACCGGCTGACGGTCGACAGCGCCGAAATCCAGCGGCTTTTCCAGCAGGACAAACACGCCCGCCACCTGATCCAGGCCCGCGACGCGCGCATGCGGCAGCGCGACGCCATGGCCGACTCCGGTCGGGCCCAGGCTTTCACGCTCGAGCAGGGCCTCGAGGGTTTCCTGAGCGTCCAGCTTCAGGGTGGCCTCGGCCAAGTCCGTGATTTCCTGAAATAATCTTTTCTTGCTCGATGCGGCACCGATGACGCGGACCGCGTTTGGTTTGAGGATGCTCGAAAGCTCCATAAGGTCTTGCTCCTCGCGCGCGCCGCGAGGTGGGCCGGGCGCGCGCAGTTCGTGTCTTGCCTATTACGGATCGATCCAGCCGATATTGCCGTCTTCGCGGCGATACACGACGTTCAATCCGTCCTTGCTTTCATTCCGAAATACCAGCACCGGGGCGCCAGCCAGTTCCATCTGCATCACGGCTTCACCCACTGACAGCGATGGAATCTTGGTCTCCATCTCGGCGACGATCATCGGTTGCAGCGAGTCGGGCTCGCTTTGCGCGTCCGGTTCTTCAGAAGCGAGGATATAAGACGAGGCTCCGAAGAGTTCAACCGGCTCGGCCCGGTCCTTGTGGTGGTCCTTCAGCCGCCGCTTGTAGCGCCGCAACTGCTTGTCCATCTTCTCGCAGCACCCATCGAAGGCGGCATAGATCTCGGTCGCATGCGCCTTGGCCTGGGCGGTCAGACCGGTCGACAGATGCACGGTGGCTTCGCATACATATTCATGCGCCGAACGGGAAAACACGACATGAGCGTCGGTCGGACGCTGCGCATATTTCGACACCACCTCGCCCAGCTCGGTCTGAACATGACTTTGCAGGGCAGCACCGATGTCGATCTGTTTTCCGCTGATTTGATAACGCATGTGATCTCCTTCACAAAATTCACCCTTATTCACGCCGCGAAATACGGCTTGCCTGTTATTTTCGGGTGACGGGAATTGACGAGGCGCCGGGTTGTGGCCGTTTGTTCCCTTCTCCGAAGGGGTGACCAGAAACAGCTTCGATCCAGCGCTTTGCCATACCCCAATTGAGGCAAGAGACGCGCCCGCTGTCAATGGCAACCGCGCGGGCGCGACATGATTTCCATCGGGGTGGCGGGTCTTTGCAGGCGATCAGGAGATGCGGAAGTTCTCGCCCAGATAGACGCGGCGGACATTCTCGTTCTCGACCACTTCCTCGGGGCTGCCCGACATCAGCACCTGCCCGTCATGCAGGATATAGGCGCGGTCGACGATCTCGAGCGTTTCGCGCACGTTGTGATCGGTGATCAGCACGCCGATGCCCCGATTCCTGAGATCCGAGACAAGGTGGCGGATGTCGCCGACGCTGATCGGGTCGACCCCGGCAAAGGGTTCGTCAAGCAGCAGGTATTTCGGATCGGCGGCCAGGCAGCGGGCAATCTCGACCCGGCGGCGCTCGCCACCCGACAGCGCCAGCGCCGGGGCGCGGCGCAGGTGTTCGATCGAGAAATCCGACAGCAGCTCTTCGAGCCGCTCACGCCGCTTGTGGGCGTGTTTCTGGGTGATATCGAGAACCGACAGGATGTTGTCCTCGACGCTGAGACCGCGAAAAATCGACATTTCCTGCGGCAAATAGCCGATCCCCATCCGGGCGCGGCGATACATCGGCAGGGTGGTCACGTTCTGGCCGTCGATGCTGACCTTGCCGGCCTCGGGAAAGACCAGCCCGGCGACCGAATAGAACGTGGTCGTCTTGCCCGACCCGTTCGGCCCCAGCAGCGCCACCACTTCGGATCGGCCAAGCGTCATGGTGACGTCGCGGATCACGGTCTTCTTGCGATAGGATTTGCGCAACTTCTCGATTCGAAGGCCCGAGGATCCCTCGGTCACGGTCAGCTGGGGCTTGCTCATCAGTCGCTGCCCGAGTTGAGGATGGTTTTCACCCGCCCGACCATCTGGGCGGTGCCCGAGGTCAGGTTGACGGTCATCTTGCCCGAGCTCAGCGCATTCTTGCCCTGGGTCAGCAGGACATCGCCGGTCATCACGATGACACCGGTGCCGATGGTGTAATCGGCGCGCTGGGCCTGGGCGGCGTCGGACCCGCTGACCAGCACCACGTCGCCGGTTGCCTCCAGCCGTTCGATCCCCGAGGCCTCCTGATTGTAGATCACCAGCACCCGTTTGGCCGACAGACGCATCTCGCCCTGCGAGACCAGCACATTGCCCTGGAACTCGGCCGAGCCGTCCTCCTGGCTCACATCCAGACTGTCGGCGGTCACCTCGACCGGCAGCGTCGGGTCGGCCTTGACCGCGCCGAATGCAACCTTGGTGCCCTCGGCCTGGGCCGCAACGGCACCAAGGGCAAGGACGAGGCCCAGGATCAATGCACGAATTTCGATCACACGTTATCTTTCCGCAGCTTTGGGGTCATATAGCAGCTTCACGCCATTCTTGAAACGAATATGGATAGGGCCGTCCTCGTTTTCAGCCCCCATTTGCATAGAACCTGCTGTAAACTCTCCGATAGGTCCGGTTCCGCGCACGTTGCCGGGGGTTTCGCCGGATATTCCGCTCAGCCCTGCGTTGAGCTGATCGGTGGTCACCGTCAGCCCGTCCGACGTCGTGATCACCACATTGCCGGTGAAGATCGCCAGATCCTTGTCCAGTTGCACGGTGCCCAGATCCGAGGTCAGCCGGATACGCTTGCCACCGAGCAGAAGCAGTTCGGCGATCAGGTCGGTCGCCTCGGCAGGTGCGTTCTCGCCGCCCGGGCGGGCCAGCGTCGCCTGCACCTGGATCTGCTCGCCCTTGGGGGTGACTGCCGTAAAGAACGGGCCGGTGATCTGCTGGCCGCGGGTGCGGTCGGCGATCTCATCCTCGGCAAAGGGAATCGGGGCCACGGAATCGGTGCCGCGCGACGACAGCAGGAACACGGCCGACAGCAGGCCAAGCGCCGTAAGGGGCAACAGCACCTTGAGGTATTGGACAACCCGAGAGTAGCTGTCGATCGCCATCGCCTAGCCCAGTCCGACGCGCAGACAGTCGTGGATATGCAGCAGCCCGCGCGCCACGCCCGGTTCCGCCGGATCGACCACGAAAAGCGAGGTGATCTTGCGCGCGTTCATGATAGCCACCGCTTCCTCGGCCAGCGAGTCGGGGGCGATGGTGGTCGGGTTGGCGGTCATCACCTGGGCGGCGGTCTTGTCGAGCAGGCCCGACATGTGACGACGCAGGTCGCCATCGGTGACGATTCCGGCCAGATGTCCGGCGCCATCGGTCACGCCGACCACGCCAAACCCCTTGCGGCTAATCTCCAGCAGCGCCTCGCTCATCGGGGTGTCGGCGGCGATCAACGGTACCGCCTCGCCGCCATGCATCAGGTCTGACACCCGGCTGAGCCGCGCGCCCAGCTTGCCGCCGGGATGGAAGACGCGGAAGTTCTCGGGCCGGAAATCGCGGTACTTCATCAGCGCGATGGCCAGTGCGTCGCCCATGGCCAGCGTCAGCGTGGTCGAGATCGACGGCACCATGCCAAAGCCGCAGGCCTCGCCCAGCGCCGGGATCAGCAGATGCACATCGGCCTGCTGCATCAGCGAGCTCTCAGATTTGCTCGACAGCCCGATCAGCGGAATGGCGAAGCGGCGGGTAAAGGCCAGCAGATTGGCCAGTTCCGGCGCCTCGCCCGAGTTCGAGATGGCCAGAACCACGTCATCCCCGGAGAGCATTCCCAGATCGCCATGGCTCGCCTCGGCCGGGTGCACGAAATAGGCGGGCGTGCCGGTGCTGGCCAGCGTCGCGGCGATCTTGTGGCCGATATGGCCCGACTTGCCAATGCCCGAAACGATCACGCGCCCCTTGGTGCGCAGGATCAGCTCCACCGCCTCGGCGAACCCGTCGCCCAGGCTCTCGGACAGCGCATCAAGCGCCCGGGCCTCGTCCAGCACGACCTGGCGTGCGGTGTCGATGAAAGAGCTGCGATCGGTCATGAGTGGGCAAAGATATCGGTTTCGGGCCAGCCCACAAGGTCGAGCCGCGCCCGTGTAGGCAGGAAATCGAAGCAGGATTGCGCCAGATCGGCGCGGCCTTCGCGCGCCAGCCGGCCATCCAGCGCCTCGCGCAGGCGGTGCAGATAGAGGACATCGGAGGCGGCATAGTCCAGCTGCGCCTCGCTCAGCGTCTCGGCGCCCCAATCGCTCATCTGCTGCTGTTTCGAGATATCGACGCCCAGCAACTCCTGGCACAGGTTCTTGAGCCCGTGGCGATCGGTATAGGTGCGCACCAGGCGGCTGGCGATCTTGGTGCAATAGACCGGTGCGGTCAGGGCGCCAAAGGCGTGATAGAGCGCGGCAATGTCGAAACGGCCGAAGTGGAACAGTTTCAGCACCTCGGGGTTTTCCAGCATCGCACACAGGTTGGGCGCGGCGGTCTGGCCCTTTTCTACCTGCACGATATGGGTGTTTCCGTCGCCGCCCGACATCTGGATCACACAGAGACGGTCGCGATGGGGGTTCAGTCCCATGGTCTCGCAGTCGATGGCCACCACGGGGCCCAGATCCAGCCCGTCGGGCAGGTCGTTCTTGTAGAGATGATTTGCCACGGAAATGTCCTTTGCACCGTATCGGCCCCGAAATAGGCGCTTTGTGCGCCGAACTCAACTGCGGGGAAGGGGCAGGACGGTTCCAAGGCTTTGTCGGCAGGACAATCTTTCACGGCAGACCGCAGGCGGCGCGCGTGGAATGAGTATTTATGACCAGAAAGAAGCAGCAGCATTCCGGCTTCTTTCTGGTTCGAAATACTCCCGCCGGAGGCTCCTGCCCTCGCGGCTGGCGCTGAGGGCAGGGAAGGGGGGCATGCTGGCCGCGTTCAGTAGGGCGCCTGGATATCGTTCATCGAGACAAACACTGTTTTCATCTCGGAGAAGTGGTTGATCGCCAGTTTCGAGTTTTCGCGGCCCACGCCCGACTGTTTCGAACCGCCAAAGGGCGCCTCGACCGGGGCCAGGTTATAGCTGTTGATATAGCAGGTGCCCGCTTCGAACCCGGCCACCATCCGATGGGCGCGGGTAATGTCGCGGGTAAAGACGCCCGCGGCGAGGCCGAATTCGGTGGCATTGGCGCGCTCCAACACCTCTTCCTCGGTGTCGAAGTCGAGTACCGACATGACCGGGCCGAAAATCTCTTCCCGCGCGATGGTCATGTCATCGGTCACATCGGCAAACACGGTGGGCAGCAGGTAGAACCCGTCGCGATCCAGCCGGGTGCCGCCATAGACCAGCCGGGCGCCCTCGGCCTTGCCCTTGTCGACATATCCCAGGACGATGTTCATCTGCGCCTCGCTGACCATCGGCCCGAAATTGGTGGCCGGGTCCATCGGGTCGCCGATCACCGCCGTTGCCAGACGCTCGGCCAGGCGGGACAGGAACGCCTCCTTGATGCCCTTCTGCACAAACACGCGGGTCCCGTTCGAGCAGACCTGACCCGAGGAATAGAAGTTGCCCAGAATGGCGCCCGAGACCGCGTTTTCGATATCGGCGTCGTCAAACACGACCAAGGGCGACTTGCCGCCCAGTTCCATCGTCACGTGCTTGATGCTTTCGGCGGCGGCGGCATAGACCCGGCGCCCGGTGGGGACCGAACCGGTGAGCGACACCTTGGCGACGCGCGGATCGGTGACCAGGGACGCGCCGACATCGCCATAGCCCTGCACAACGTTATAGATACCCTTGGGCGCCCCGGCCTCGATCAGGATCTCGGCGACCTTGAGGGCGGAAAGAGGGGTGGTTTCCGATGGCTTGAACACCATCGTATTGCCGCAGGCCAGCGCCGGGGCGCCCTTCCAGCAGGCGATCTGGGTGGGATAGTTCCAGGCGCCGATGCCGACGCAGACGCCCAGCGCCTCACGGACGGTATAGGCGAAATCACCGCCGCCCAGCGGGATATGCTCGCCGGTCAGCGACCCGGCCAGCCCGCCGAAGTACTCCAGCGCATCGGCGCCCGAGGTGGCATCGGCAACGGTGGTTTCCTGAATGGGTTTGCCGGTGTCATGGGTCTCGATCACCGACAGGTCGTGGTTGCGGGCGCGCATGATGTCGGCGGCGCGGCGCAGGATGCGGCCACGTTCGGTCCCGGTCATCGCGGCCCATTGCGCCTGCGCCTGCCGCGCGGCCTCGAGCGCCTGATCGATGATCGCGGGTGTGGCCGAGTGCAACCGGGCGATCACTTCGCCGGTGGCGGGATAGATCACGTCGATCACGGCGCCTGCCGTGTCCTCGACATAGGCGCCATTGATGAAATGGCTCGCTTCTGGCTGGAACTTCATGATGCGTCCTTTGTGCCGGTGCCGGAGATGTTGGGGAGTCGTTGCGGATCTTCTACGAGCATGTTGATTGGCCAGTCAATAAAAAAAGATTCGGGCGAAAGGAGTGGCGATAAACGGGCAGAGTTGAAAATGTTCACTAAATGTTCTATATTGGATCTATGGAACATGGAGGGTGGATGCCATGACTCAGCATTACGACGCCATGCCCCAGATGGGGCCGAGCAACGATTATCATCTGCTGCCGGTGACCGAGAAACAGTTGCGCTTTGCGCGATCGATCGCTGCCCGTGCCTCGCTGGACATCCCGATCGAGGCGCAGCGCGACCGGCGCATGTTGTCGGCTTGGATCTCGGCCCATCGCGCGCCCGAATCCTCTCCCTTCGACCGGTATCCCTCGGGCAAGCAGGTCGCCTATGCCGAGCGGATCGCACGGGCCAAGCGGCGGGCCGTGCCCTCGGAATGTTTCCACGACAAGGCGGCGATGTCGGCCTGGATCGACCGCAACAAGTGATCGGTGTGATCGGGGTGTTGACTTAACTGACAAATTTAGTCAGATATAAGCAAAGCCAGACCGGCCGGCACGGCCCGTCAAGCCGCGCCTGACAACATCCAAGGATATTCGCCATGAAAACCCGTGTCTTCGCCGCTGCGGCGCTGGCTTTGTCGTGTTCCGTGCCCGCCTGGGCTGCCGACCGTGCCGCCGTTCTGACCACCTATGCCGACATTGCCGAGGCCAAGTATCAAGACAGCCTGATCACCGCCCGCGCGCTTCAGGTTGCGGTCGATGCGCTGATCGCCGATCCCTCGGCCCAGACGCTGGCCGCCGCCAAACAGGCCTGGCTTGCCGCCCGCGATCCCTATCAGCAGACCGAGGTTTATCGCTTCGGCAATGCCATCGTCGATGATTGGGAGGGCAAGGTGAATGCCTGGCCGCTGGACGAAGGGCTGATCGACTATGTCGATGCCTCCTACCCCGGGGCGAGTGATGAAAACGGCTATGCCGCGCTGAACGTGATCGCGACGCCTGTGTTCGACCTGTCCGGTACGACCGTCGACGCCAGCCAGATCACGCCCGAGCTGCTTTCGGGCACCCTGCACGAGGCGGACGGGGTCGAGGCGAATGTAGCGACCGGTTATCACGCCATCGAGTTCCTGCTCTGGGGACAGGATCTGAACGGCACGGGCCCGGGCGCGGGCAACCGGCCCTGGACCGACTACGCGCCCGGTGCCGATTGCACCGGCGGCAATTGCGACCGGCGTGGCGCCTATCTGCAGGCGGCGACCGATCTGCTGATCTCGGATCTGGAATGGATGGCCGCGCAATGGGCGCCGGGCGGCGACGCCCGTACCTCGGTCACGGCGGACGAGACCGCTGGCCTAGTGGCGATGCTGACCGGCATGGGCAGCCTCAGCTATGGCGAACAGGCGGGCGAGCGGATGCGGCTGGGCCTGTTGCTGAACGATCCCGAGGAAGAGCATGACTGTTTCTCGGACAACACCCACAACAGCCATTACTTCGACGGGCTGGGTATCCGGAACGTCTATTTGGGCAGCTATACCCGTGTTGACGGCACGGTGATCTCGGGCGCCTCGCTGTCCGATCTGGTGGCTGATGCCGACGCGGCGCTGGATGCCGAGGTCAAGGACAGGCTCAACATCACGATGGACGCGCTGGGCGCCATCCGCAGCGCCGCCAAGGGCGGGTTCGCCTATGACCAAATGCTGGCGCGCGGCAATGCCGAAGGCGAGGCGCTGATCATGGCGGGCGTCGACGGGCTGGTCGAACAGGCCCGTTCGTTCCAGCGCCTGTTCCCGGTGCTGGGCCTCGACGACATCGCTTTCGAAGGCTCGGAGTCGCTCGATAACCCCGGCGCTGTGTTTCACTAATCCCATCCTCAGCACAGCAAGCGACACATGCCCGCCAAGCTGCTCATCCAAGAAAGTAGCATCATGACTTACAGACATTTCGCGGCGCTGACCGGCGCCGCCGCTCTCTTTGCGGGCGCAGTGCAGGCGCAAGAAGCGCCCGGCTTCACCTGGGAAGGTTCGCTGGAGCTGGAATACGCCCGCACCTTCAAATCGGACACGCCGGGCAACGAATTCGGTGCCGCCACCGGTACGCTGGAGTTGTCGGGGGCCTATCGGTTCAACGATACTTTCAGCGTCTTTGCCGCCCTGACCGGCGAGAGCCTGAATGACCCCACCCCCGGCGACCGGAACTTCACCGACTGGGGCCTCTATATCAAGGAACTGGGTGTGCAGATCGAAACCGGTTCGGCCAGTTTCCAGCTGGGCAAGGTCTCGCCCAGCTTTGGTATCGCCTGGGATCAGACGGCGGGATTCTTTGCCGCCGATCTGGCCGAGGATTACGAGCTGACCGAGCAGTTGGGCGCGCTGGTCGCCGTCGATCTGGGCGCGGCGGGGATGCTGCATGCGGGCCTTTTCTATGCCGACGACACCGCGCTGAGCCGGTCGGCCGGGTTCCGTCGGGCGCGCAATAGCACTGCGTCGGGTGGCGCGGGCAATACCGGGCAGCTCGACAATGGCGCGGTGACGTGGATCAAGTCCTTTGGCGGGACCGAATTGCGACTGGGTGTACGCCACCTCAGCCGGGGCGCGGGGGATGTGAAATCGGAAAACGGGGTGGTGGCCAGCCTGTTTCATTCCTTTCATCACATGCCGCTCGACCTGTTTGCCGAGGTCGCCAGCTTCAGCGGTTATGGCGGTACCGCTGATGACGCCACCTATGCAACGCTCAACGCCGCCTATGCGCTGGGCGACGTGACCCTGTCGGGCACCTACGCCCGGCGCGATATCGACAGCACCGGGTTGACCGAACTGTTTTCAATCGGGGCTGAATACGAGTTTGGCGAGCGCTACCTTGTGGGCGCGGCGTTGGCGCGCGTGGAAGAGGCGGGTGCCACAGACCATGTCTTCGGGATCAACTTCGAGATCGCATTGGGCGTATGAATATTTGGGGGCCTCATATCGTTCAGGCGCGGCGCGCGGTCGCGATCTTTTGTCGAGGCCTCCTTGTGTTGATGCCTGCGCTGTCACTCCTTGGCCTCACCGCAGAGGCCGAGCCGCGCAGCGCGGATGACCGCCAGAGGATTGCCGCCGTCACCGCCCCGGCAACGGGGTTCACGGTGGCGGAACCCTTTGAACAGTTGCCCGGTGGCGCCGCCACGGTATCGGGCGATCTGGGGCGCGATGCCTTCTCGCGCCCTTCGGCCAATATGAGCTTCGAGCGGGAACTGGATTTCCACCTGGGTCAGGCCCTGTTTGACAAGCTGTGGGTGGCGTCACCCTCCTCGACCAAGGCATCCGACGGGCTGGGGCCGCTCTACAATGCGCGCAGCTGTCAGGCCTGCCATATCCGCGACGGGCGCGGTCAGGTTTCGGGTGGACCGGGGCTGGTGCTGCGGATCGGCAGGGTCCGGGGTGACGGGGTGCT
The window above is part of the Ruegeria pomeroyi DSS-3 genome. Proteins encoded here:
- a CDS encoding LptA/OstA family protein — its product is MIEIRALILGLVLALGAVAAQAEGTKVAFGAVKADPTLPVEVTADSLDVSQEDGSAEFQGNVLVSQGEMRLSAKRVLVIYNQEASGIERLEATGDVVLVSGSDAAQAQRADYTIGTGVIVMTGDVLLTQGKNALSSGKMTVNLTSGTAQMVGRVKTILNSGSD
- the lptB gene encoding LPS export ABC transporter ATP-binding protein — encoded protein: MSKPQLTVTEGSSGLRIEKLRKSYRKKTVIRDVTMTLGRSEVVALLGPNGSGKTTTFYSVAGLVFPEAGKVSIDGQNVTTLPMYRRARMGIGYLPQEMSIFRGLSVEDNILSVLDITQKHAHKRRERLEELLSDFSIEHLRRAPALALSGGERRRVEIARCLAADPKYLLLDEPFAGVDPISVGDIRHLVSDLRNRGIGVLITDHNVRETLEIVDRAYILHDGQVLMSGSPEEVVENENVRRVYLGENFRIS
- a CDS encoding ribonuclease D; translated protein: MANHLYKNDLPDGLDLGPVVAIDCETMGLNPHRDRLCVIQMSGGDGNTHIVQVEKGQTAAPNLCAMLENPEVLKLFHFGRFDIAALYHAFGALTAPVYCTKIASRLVRTYTDRHGLKNLCQELLGVDISKQQQMSDWGAETLSEAQLDYAASDVLYLHRLREALDGRLAREGRADLAQSCFDFLPTRARLDLVGWPETDIFAHS
- the betB gene encoding betaine-aldehyde dehydrogenase, encoding MKFQPEASHFINGAYVEDTAGAVIDVIYPATGEVIARLHSATPAIIDQALEAARQAQAQWAAMTGTERGRILRRAADIMRARNHDLSVIETHDTGKPIQETTVADATSGADALEYFGGLAGSLTGEHIPLGGGDFAYTVREALGVCVGIGAWNYPTQIACWKGAPALACGNTMVFKPSETTPLSALKVAEILIEAGAPKGIYNVVQGYGDVGASLVTDPRVAKVSLTGSVPTGRRVYAAAAESIKHVTMELGGKSPLVVFDDADIENAVSGAILGNFYSSGQVCSNGTRVFVQKGIKEAFLSRLAERLATAVIGDPMDPATNFGPMVSEAQMNIVLGYVDKGKAEGARLVYGGTRLDRDGFYLLPTVFADVTDDMTIAREEIFGPVMSVLDFDTEEEVLERANATEFGLAAGVFTRDITRAHRMVAGFEAGTCYINSYNLAPVEAPFGGSKQSGVGRENSKLAINHFSEMKTVFVSMNDIQAPY
- the hpf gene encoding ribosome hibernation-promoting factor, HPF/YfiA family codes for the protein MRYQISGKQIDIGAALQSHVQTELGEVVSKYAQRPTDAHVVFSRSAHEYVCEATVHLSTGLTAQAKAHATEIYAAFDGCCEKMDKQLRRYKRRLKDHHKDRAEPVELFGASSYILASEEPDAQSEPDSLQPMIVAEMETKIPSLSVGEAVMQMELAGAPVLVFRNESKDGLNVVYRREDGNIGWIDP
- a CDS encoding CAP domain-containing protein, with translation MTRLISLLLAGFLALAACTDTGGSGQLGSDGKPLPKVYRIRGDASKLQFRMLDSVNALRQASGLGVVQLSPELNAAAATHARDMSVQNRPWHFGSDGSSPIDRARRAGYTGIFLGEAISETYETEVETLAAWMEEPGSRSVILDPKAIMMGFAWFQENNGKIWWALEMGS
- a CDS encoding KpsF/GutQ family sugar-phosphate isomerase, whose product is MTDRSSFIDTARQVVLDEARALDALSESLGDGFAEAVELILRTKGRVIVSGIGKSGHIGHKIAATLASTGTPAYFVHPAEASHGDLGMLSGDDVVLAISNSGEAPELANLLAFTRRFAIPLIGLSSKSESSLMQQADVHLLIPALGEACGFGMVPSISTTLTLAMGDALAIALMKYRDFRPENFRVFHPGGKLGARLSRVSDLMHGGEAVPLIAADTPMSEALLEISRKGFGVVGVTDGAGHLAGIVTDGDLRRHMSGLLDKTAAQVMTANPTTIAPDSLAEEAVAIMNARKITSLFVVDPAEPGVARGLLHIHDCLRVGLG
- a CDS encoding imelysin family protein — its product is MKTRVFAAAALALSCSVPAWAADRAAVLTTYADIAEAKYQDSLITARALQVAVDALIADPSAQTLAAAKQAWLAARDPYQQTEVYRFGNAIVDDWEGKVNAWPLDEGLIDYVDASYPGASDENGYAALNVIATPVFDLSGTTVDASQITPELLSGTLHEADGVEANVATGYHAIEFLLWGQDLNGTGPGAGNRPWTDYAPGADCTGGNCDRRGAYLQAATDLLISDLEWMAAQWAPGGDARTSVTADETAGLVAMLTGMGSLSYGEQAGERMRLGLLLNDPEEEHDCFSDNTHNSHYFDGLGIRNVYLGSYTRVDGTVISGASLSDLVADADAALDAEVKDRLNITMDALGAIRSAAKGGFAYDQMLARGNAEGEALIMAGVDGLVEQARSFQRLFPVLGLDDIAFEGSESLDNPGAVFH
- a CDS encoding PTS sugar transporter subunit IIA, with translation MELSSILKPNAVRVIGAASSKKRLFQEITDLAEATLKLDAQETLEALLERESLGPTGVGHGVALPHARVAGLDQVAGVFVLLEKPLDFGAVDRQPVDLAFALFAPEDAGVEHLKALALVSRTLREQAVCTKLRANPDPTKLYAILTESHPLQAA
- a CDS encoding porin, yielding MTYRHFAALTGAAALFAGAVQAQEAPGFTWEGSLELEYARTFKSDTPGNEFGAATGTLELSGAYRFNDTFSVFAALTGESLNDPTPGDRNFTDWGLYIKELGVQIETGSASFQLGKVSPSFGIAWDQTAGFFAADLAEDYELTEQLGALVAVDLGAAGMLHAGLFYADDTALSRSAGFRRARNSTASGGAGNTGQLDNGAVTWIKSFGGTELRLGVRHLSRGAGDVKSENGVVASLFHSFHHMPLDLFAEVASFSGYGGTADDATYATLNAAYALGDVTLSGTYARRDIDSTGLTELFSIGAEYEFGERYLVGAALARVEEAGATDHVFGINFEIALGV
- a CDS encoding L,D-transpeptidase, coding for MVKKPTTLSTRRSFLVGAATALGTPALAQFTPEDPLRPAPEPEAPVRRNTSSFRALDWRPYFSNTRNGAILVDTVSRALHYWSEDQSVYRLFPSSVPLTDELTRRGRTSVIRKVVGPSWAPTPSMKKRNPEWPDYIPPGPDNPLGTHALYLSWKYYRIHGTHDTRKIGRRSSNGCIGLYNEHISQLFDLTKVGTQVLLI